The sequence below is a genomic window from Cryobacterium arcticum.
CCACCGGCGCCGCGCCCTCGTGGTGCAGCGCACCGGTTGGGGCAAGTCGGCGGTCTACTTCGTGGCCACCCTGCTGCTCCGCCGTCAGGGCACCGGCCCCACCATCCTGGTGTCGCCGCTGCTGGCGCTCATGCGCGACCAGGTGGCCGCCGCCGCCCGGGCCGGCGTGCGCGCCGTGTCGATCAACTCCGCCAATGCGCACGAGTGGACCGACGTGCTCGCCGCGCTTCGCGCCGACGAGGTCGACGTGCTGCTGGTCTCCCCCGAGAGGCTCAACAACCCGTCCTTCCGCGACGAGCAGCTGCCCGCCCTGCTCGAGCGGGCCGGCCTGCTCGTGGTCGACGAAGCGCACTGCATCTCCGACTGGGGCCACGACTTCCGGCCTGACTACCGGCGGCTGCGCGACCTCATCGCGGCCATGCCGGCCGGGGTCCCCGTGCTCGCCACCACGGCCACGGCCAACAGCCGGGTGGTGACGGATGTGGCTGAGCAGGTTGCGAGGGGGGTCTCGACAGGCTCGACCGACGATGTCGTCACCATCCGTGGCCCGCTCGCCCGCGCGTCGCTGCGCCTCGGCGTGCTGCGGCTGCCCGACTCCCGGGCCCGGCTGGCCTGGCTGCTCAGCCACCTGGCCGAGCTGCCGGGCAGCGGCATCATTTATACCCTCACGGTCTCCGCCGCCGAAGACACCGCGCGGCTGCTGAGGGAGGCCGGGCACGCCGTGCGGGCCTACACCGGCCAGACCGACACGACCGAACGCGAGGAGTCGGAGGGGCTGCTCAAGGCCAACCAGGTGAAAGCGCTCGTGGCCACGAGCGCACTGGGCATGGGATTCGACAAGCCCGACCTGGGCTTCGTGCTGCACCTGGGCGCCCCCAGCTCCCCCGTCGCCTACTACCAGCAGGTGGGTCGTGCCGGCCGCGCCACCGAGAACGCCGACGTGCTGTTGCTGCCCGGTGTGGAAGACGAGGCGATCTGGCAGTACTTCGCGACCTCGTCGATGCCCAGCCAGAACCAGGCCGAGGCCGTCCTGGCCGCGCTGCACGCCAACGGCGGCGCCCCGCTGTCGACCCCGGCCCTCGAGGCCCGGGTGGACCTGCGCCGTTCCCCGCTGGAGCTGCTGCTCAAGGTGCTCGACGTGGACGGCGCCGTGCGCCGGGTCAGCGGCGGCTGGGTGGCCACCGGGCAACCGTGGGTCTACGACCGGGACCGGTACGAGCGCATCGGCGCGGCCCGCCTCGCCGAGCAGAACGCCATGCTCGACTACGAACGCATCACCGGTTGCCGCATGGAGTTCCTGCAGCGCGCCCTCGACGACGACACCGCCGTACCCTGCGGCCGCTGCGACAACTGCACAGCGCCCTGGTATCCCACCGACGTGTCGGCCTCGGCCGCGAGCACCGCCGGGTCGGCCCTCGACCGGGTGGGCGTGGCCCTCGACCCCCGCGCCCAGTGGCCCACCGGCGCCGACCGGCTGGGCGTGAGCGCCAAGGGCCGCATCGACCCTGGCGACCGGCTCCTCGGCGGCCGTTCGCTCGCCCGGCTCACCGACCTGGGCTGGGGCAACACCCTGCGCGACGTGTTCGCGCCCGGCACCCCGGATGCGCCCGCCTCGGCGGCGCTCAAGGCCGCCTGCGTCCGGGTCCTCGCCGAATGGGGCTGGGCCGAGCGGCCCGTCGGCGTGGTGGCCATGCCGTCGCGCTCGCATCCGCAGCTCGTGGCCTCGGTGGCCGCCGAACTCAGCCGGGTGGGCCGGCTGCCCCTCCTGGGCTCCCTCGACCTGGTCGGGACGGGGCCGACGGGCGACTCGGGCGGCAACAGCGCCTACCGGCTCTCCAGCGTCTGGGGAGGCTTCGAGGTGGGCGCAGAGCTCGCCGCGAGCCTCGCCGGGGCCACCGGTCCGGTGCTGCTGGTCGACGACCTCGCCGACAGCCGCTGGACGCTCACGGTGGCCGGGCGGCTGCTGCGGCGCGCTGGGGCACCCGGCGTGCTCCCGTTCACGCTGGCACTGCGGTCGTAAGGCGGGTCAGACGCGCAGGCGCCTCACCTCACGACGTGGAGCCGAAAGCTCTCCCGTTCGCCCGCGTCGTTGGTGTCGTGGCCGTGCGCGGCGAGCACCGACAGCCGCACGAGGTCGGCCCCGCGCAGCCCCGGCCAGCCCTGCACAAGGCGCCGCCACTCGCTCGGCACCGCCGCCAGGCCCCACCGGGCGGCCAGCAGGGCGCCGGCGACGCCCGCCACGGCATCGGTGTTGCCGCCTCCACGCACCGCGGCCTCGACGCCCCGGCGGTAGTGGCCGGCATCCGAGGCGTCGGTGTGCACGATGGCCGACCAGGCGCCCTGCAGCGCCTGCACGACCCAGCCGTTGCGGGTGAAATCGCGCGGCTCGCGGCGTTCGGCGTGTCCGATCCGCGCCGACCAGAGCTCCCGCCGGCCCGGCGACAACGTGCCGAGGCCCACGCGCAGGTCGAGTTCGCCCTCGAGCACGGCGTGGCGGATCGCGAGGCCCCAGAGCACGCAGGCGTCCCCGGCATCCGTCTCACAGTGTGTGAGTTCGCTCAGCCCGCGGGCGGCGTCGGCGAGGGCGTCGGCGTCGTGCAGGTAGGCCAGAGCCACCGGGGCGGTGCGCAGCAGGCACCCGTTCCCGGCGCTGCGGCCGATGCGTTCGTGCTGGTCGCGAGCGGCCCGGCGCACCGCCGCGGCGGTCGGCTCCGAGTTCCGGCGCCCCGAGTCCGGGCGCCCTGATTCGGCCGACAGGGCGGCCGCCAACTGGGTGCCGGCGAACGGCGCGGTCGTGGACCAGTCCACCCACTCGGCCACGATGAGGTCGAGGGTGGACTCGTCACGCAGGTCGAGGCCGTCGGCCGCTGCCCGGGCCACGGGGACCGCCAATGCGGTGTAGTCGGTCCACTCCCCGCGCGCCCAGTGCGCACCGCCACCGCCGCGCATTCCCACCGCCGCGGTGGGCGGCATCGGCCCGGCGAAGTCGTACCCGGCGCCCAGTGCATCGCCGCAGGCCATGCCGAGCAGGACCGCTGACGAACGATCGTGTTGGTGGATCGACAGTTTCATGCGTACTCCTTCGGGTTGAGTGCGACCGCGGCAGCATATGCCGAAAGCCGATCCCCCGACAGGTGCCGGGCCGCGCCAGAACGGGGGCCAGAGCCGTCATGTGGCGACATCGGAATATCACCGGGGCCGCCGGACTTGTTAACCTCGGAGTATGCCTTTCCGGCCAGTACAGCGCCGGAAGCAGCCTCTCGACCAGCGTCAGCACCACAGCCACCAGCACAGCCACCAGCACGGCCACAAGCCAGCGATCAGCAATTGGATGAACATTCACATGAAGCGCCACCTCGTCTCCGCCACCGTCCTCACCCTCGCCGCCGCGGTGGCCCTGGCCGGCTGCAGCGCCTCCGCGAGCGACTCCAGCGGCGCCGCCGGCTCCACGACCGGCACGGACGACTCGCTGAGTTCGGTACTCGAGTCCGGCACGCTCACGATCGGCACCGAAGGCACCTACCGGCCCTTCTCGTACCACGCGGACGGCTCCGGCGACCTCACCGGCTACGACGTCGAGGTGGCCACGGCCGTCGCCGACCAGCTGGGCGTCAAAGCGAAGTTCGAAGAGACCCAGTGGGACGCCATCTTCGCCGGCCTCGAGGCCGGCCGGTTCGACACCATCGCCAACCAGGTCTCGATCACCCCCGAGCGTGAGGCGGCCTACGCCTTCTCCGCCCCGTACACCTACTCCACGGGCGTCATCGTGGTGCCGTCCGACAACACCTCGATCACCTCCTTCGACAGCCTGAACGGAAAGACCACGGCCCAGTCGCTCACGAGCAACTGGTACACCCTGGCCACCGAGAGCGGCGCCACCGTGCAGTCCGTGGAGGGCTGGGCCCAGTCGGTCGCCCTCGTCGAGCAGGGCCGCGTGGACGCCACCGTGAACGACAAGCTCACCTACCTCGACTACAAGAAGCAGACCGGCGCATCCGGCCTCAAGATCGCCGCCGAGACCACCGACCGGTCGGAGAGCGCCTTCGCCTTCGCCCAGGGCGGCACGGCCCTGGCCGACGCCGTGACGGATGCTCTCGCCACCCTGAGCGCCGACGGCACCCTGGCCGCGATCTCGGACACCTACTTCGGGGCCGACGTCTCGAAGTGAGCCAGTCCACCTGGCAGTTGATGCTCGATTCGCTGTGGCCATTGCTCCACGGCGCCATCACGGGAACCATCCCGCTGGCACTGTCGTCGTTCGCGATCGGGCTGGTGCTCGCCCTCGGGCTGGCGCTCATGCGCCTGTCGCGACGGCGTTGGCTCTCCTCGATCGCCCGCGTCTACATCTCGGTGGTGCGCGGCACACCGCTGCTCGTGCAGCTGTTCGTGATCTTCTACGGCCTGCCGTCGCTCGGCATCGTGATCGACCCGTGGCCCAGCGCCATCGTGGCCTTCTCGATCAACGTGGGCGGTTACGCGGCCGAGGTCATCCGCGCCGCGATCCTCTCGGTGCCCAAGGGGCAGTGGGAGGCGGCGTACATGATCGGCATGTCGCACCGGCGCGCCCTCACCCGGATCATCCTGCCGCAGGCCGCCCGGGTGTCGGTGCCTCCCCTGTCGAACACCTTCATCAGCCTGGTCAAGGACACCTCCCTGGCCTCCCTGATCCTGGTCACCGAGCTGTTCCGTGAGGCGCAGCAGGTGGCCGCGTTCAGCCAGCAGTTCATGGCCCTGTACCTGGAGGCCGCTCTGCTCTACTGGGTGATCTGCCTGGTGCTCTCCAGTGGCCAGGGAGTGCTCGAGAAGCGATTGGACCGCTATGTCGCCCACTGACCCACCCACCGACCAGAATCTCCTGACCGTCCGCGGCCTGCAGAAGAGCTTCGGCGCCAACCGGGTACTCACCTCGATCGACCTCACGGTGGCTCGGGGCCAGGTGCTTGCCCTGATCGGGCCGTCCGGTTCGGGCAAGACCACGGTGCTGCGCTGCCTGAACGGGCTCGAGGTCGCCGACGGCGGCCGCATCGAGATCGTCGGGGCGGATGCGGCGGCCACGGCCATCGACTTCGACGCGGCGACCGCCGCTGGCAAGCCCGTGCCCCGAAAGGCCCTCGGCGCCCTGCGCGACCAGTCGGCCATGGTCTTCCAGCACTACAACCTGTTCCCGCACAAGACCGTGCTGGAGAACGTGATGGAGGGTCCCGTCATCGTGCAGCGGCGCCCGCGCGCCGAGGTCGAGGCCGAAGCCCTCCAGCTGCTCACCCGGGTGGGACTGATCGACAAGAAGGACAGCTACCCGTTCGAGCTCTCCGGTGGCCAGCAGCAGCGGGTCGGCATCGTGCGGGCCCTGGCGCTGCGCCCGGCCCTGCTGCTCTTCGACGAACCCACCAGCGCCCTGGACCCCGAGCTTGTGGGCGACGTCCTGCGCCTGATCAAGGAGCTGGCCGCCGAGGGCTGGACCATGGTCATCGTGACCCACGAACTCGAATTCGCCCGGGAGGTGGCCAGCGAGGTCGCCTTCGTCGACGGCGGCACCATCGTCGAGCACGGCGACCCGCGCCAGATGCTGCGCAACCCGCAGCACGAACGCACCCGCCAGTTCCTGCACCGGCTGCTGTTCCCTTTCTAGCCTCGTCAGCTCCAGCCTGTCCAACCGGGCGGGCCGGGGGCGGTGCCCTAACCTGATCAGATGAGTTCTGCAGCCCCCGCCGAGGCACCGATCGACAGCCTGACCGCCCGCCAGACGGACCGTCCGACCCCCGTACGACGCACCGTGGGAGTCCTGCGGATCGTCCTGGCCCTGGTGGTGCTGGCGGCGATCGTCACCCAGATCAGCGACGAG
It includes:
- a CDS encoding RecQ family ATP-dependent DNA helicase yields the protein MTSSSVTATRTAALEILRTLVGRPDADFHEGQYEAIETLVDHRRRALVVQRTGWGKSAVYFVATLLLRRQGTGPTILVSPLLALMRDQVAAAARAGVRAVSINSANAHEWTDVLAALRADEVDVLLVSPERLNNPSFRDEQLPALLERAGLLVVDEAHCISDWGHDFRPDYRRLRDLIAAMPAGVPVLATTATANSRVVTDVAEQVARGVSTGSTDDVVTIRGPLARASLRLGVLRLPDSRARLAWLLSHLAELPGSGIIYTLTVSAAEDTARLLREAGHAVRAYTGQTDTTEREESEGLLKANQVKALVATSALGMGFDKPDLGFVLHLGAPSSPVAYYQQVGRAGRATENADVLLLPGVEDEAIWQYFATSSMPSQNQAEAVLAALHANGGAPLSTPALEARVDLRRSPLELLLKVLDVDGAVRRVSGGWVATGQPWVYDRDRYERIGAARLAEQNAMLDYERITGCRMEFLQRALDDDTAVPCGRCDNCTAPWYPTDVSASAASTAGSALDRVGVALDPRAQWPTGADRLGVSAKGRIDPGDRLLGGRSLARLTDLGWGNTLRDVFAPGTPDAPASAALKAACVRVLAEWGWAERPVGVVAMPSRSHPQLVASVAAELSRVGRLPLLGSLDLVGTGPTGDSGGNSAYRLSSVWGGFEVGAELAASLAGATGPVLLVDDLADSRWTLTVAGRLLRRAGAPGVLPFTLALRS
- a CDS encoding ADP-ribosylglycohydrolase family protein, with the translated sequence MKLSIHQHDRSSAVLLGMACGDALGAGYDFAGPMPPTAAVGMRGGGGAHWARGEWTDYTALAVPVARAAADGLDLRDESTLDLIVAEWVDWSTTAPFAGTQLAAALSAESGRPDSGRRNSEPTAAAVRRAARDQHERIGRSAGNGCLLRTAPVALAYLHDADALADAARGLSELTHCETDAGDACVLWGLAIRHAVLEGELDLRVGLGTLSPGRRELWSARIGHAERREPRDFTRNGWVVQALQGAWSAIVHTDASDAGHYRRGVEAAVRGGGNTDAVAGVAGALLAARWGLAAVPSEWRRLVQGWPGLRGADLVRLSVLAAHGHDTNDAGERESFRLHVVR
- a CDS encoding amino acid ABC transporter substrate-binding protein; this encodes MKRHLVSATVLTLAAAVALAGCSASASDSSGAAGSTTGTDDSLSSVLESGTLTIGTEGTYRPFSYHADGSGDLTGYDVEVATAVADQLGVKAKFEETQWDAIFAGLEAGRFDTIANQVSITPEREAAYAFSAPYTYSTGVIVVPSDNTSITSFDSLNGKTTAQSLTSNWYTLATESGATVQSVEGWAQSVALVEQGRVDATVNDKLTYLDYKKQTGASGLKIAAETTDRSESAFAFAQGGTALADAVTDALATLSADGTLAAISDTYFGADVSK
- a CDS encoding amino acid ABC transporter permease, which produces MLDSLWPLLHGAITGTIPLALSSFAIGLVLALGLALMRLSRRRWLSSIARVYISVVRGTPLLVQLFVIFYGLPSLGIVIDPWPSAIVAFSINVGGYAAEVIRAAILSVPKGQWEAAYMIGMSHRRALTRIILPQAARVSVPPLSNTFISLVKDTSLASLILVTELFREAQQVAAFSQQFMALYLEAALLYWVICLVLSSGQGVLEKRLDRYVAH
- a CDS encoding amino acid ABC transporter ATP-binding protein, with the translated sequence MSPTDPPTDQNLLTVRGLQKSFGANRVLTSIDLTVARGQVLALIGPSGSGKTTVLRCLNGLEVADGGRIEIVGADAAATAIDFDAATAAGKPVPRKALGALRDQSAMVFQHYNLFPHKTVLENVMEGPVIVQRRPRAEVEAEALQLLTRVGLIDKKDSYPFELSGGQQQRVGIVRALALRPALLLFDEPTSALDPELVGDVLRLIKELAAEGWTMVIVTHELEFAREVASEVAFVDGGTIVEHGDPRQMLRNPQHERTRQFLHRLLFPF